ATGGTGATGAAGTGTTAATTCCGATGCCGGATTATCCGTTGTGGACCGCGGCGGCAACGCTTGCTGGTGGAAAAGCCGTACATTATTTATGTGACGAGCAAGCGGATTGGTTTCCGGCAATTGATGATATTAAAAATAAAGTGACTGCGCGAACTAAAGCGATCGTGATTATTAATCCAAACAATCCAACCGGCGCGGTATATAATAAAGAAGTGTTGCTAGAGATTGTGGAAATTGCCCGTCAACACGGTTTGATTATTTTTGCCGACGAAATTTACGACAAAATTTTGTATGATGACGCAGTACATCATCATATTGCGGCATTGGCGCCAGATTTGTTAACCGTAACCTTTAACGGACTGTCTAAAGCCTACCGGGTAGCAGGTTTTCGTCAAGGTTGGATGATTTTGAACGGACCGAAACAGGCCGCGAAAGGTTATATTGAAGGATTGGATATGTTGGCGTCTATGCGTTTGTGTGCCAATCATCCAATGCAGCACGCTATCCAAACCGCATTAGGTGGCTATCAAAGTATCAATGAATTTATTTTACCAGGTGGGCGCTTGCTAGAACAACGCAACAAAGCCTACGAGCTGGTTAACCAAATTCCGGGTGTAAGTTGTACTAAACCAATGGGCGCGTTGTATATGTTCCCAAAAATTGATATTAAGAAATTTAATATTTATGACGATGAAAAAATGGTATTGGACTTGTTAAGACAAGAGAAAGTGTTACTGGTACACGGACGCGGGTTTAACTGGCAAGCGCCGGATCATTTTCGTATTGTGACATTACCTTATGTCAATCAAATTGAAGATGCATTAGGTAAATTTGCCAAATTCTTACAACATTATCATCAATAAAAAATACCCCCGCGATTTTACTTGCGGGGGCTTCATTCTGATTTTATAGCTCACCAAAATTATCCGGCAAACGATGCAGTAATTCTTTCCAAATGGAAACACTGTTTTCGCGATTTTCTTGCATACAAGCTGTTGCCTGCTGTACGCTGCATTGCTCACAACTTTGTTGTAATTTTTGATAAAAGGACAGAGTAAGTTGGCGTGCTTGAGTAGAAGAAAAAAATAAAGAAGCGACATGCAAATATAGATCTTTAAAGCTATTAAAGATTAAACCATACACAGGTTTGTCTGCAATAAACGTGAAACTGCGATAAAGTTGATAGTCAAATTCAGCGTAATGCAACGCAGTATCTTTTAAGTGCGGTAAATTTTCAAACAGTTTTAACGATTGCGCCGCATCATTCTGAATCGCTTCCGGAATATAAGATTCAGCCATTTTGGTACGTAATGATACTACATTAGCAATAATCACCGGTGTAATGGATTTGTCCAATTGGATTAATGTTTTGATGATATTCGGACCGGCAGTTTCCCAAATATTAT
This portion of the [Pasteurella] aerogenes genome encodes:
- a CDS encoding aminotransferase; this translates as MRVFPKSDKLEHVCYDIRGPVHKEALRLEEEGNKILKLNIGNPAPFGFEAPDEILVDILRNLPSAQGYCDSKGLYSARKAIVQYYQSKNILGATVNDVYIGNGVSELITMSMQALLNDGDEVLIPMPDYPLWTAAATLAGGKAVHYLCDEQADWFPAIDDIKNKVTARTKAIVIINPNNPTGAVYNKEVLLEIVEIARQHGLIIFADEIYDKILYDDAVHHHIAALAPDLLTVTFNGLSKAYRVAGFRQGWMILNGPKQAAKGYIEGLDMLASMRLCANHPMQHAIQTALGGYQSINEFILPGGRLLEQRNKAYELVNQIPGVSCTKPMGALYMFPKIDIKKFNIYDDEKMVLDLLRQEKVLLVHGRGFNWQAPDHFRIVTLPYVNQIEDALGKFAKFLQHYHQ
- the fadR gene encoding fatty acid metabolism regulator protein, producing MNDHQSLLKAQSPAGLAEEYIVKSIWHNHFPPGSDLPAERELAEKIGVTRTTLREVLQRLARDGWLNIQHGKATRVNNIWETAGPNIIKTLIQLDKSITPVIIANVVSLRTKMAESYIPEAIQNDAAQSLKLFENLPHLKDTALHYAEFDYQLYRSFTFIADKPVYGLIFNSFKDLYLHVASLFFSSTQARQLTLSFYQKLQQSCEQCSVQQATACMQENRENSVSIWKELLHRLPDNFGEL